aatacacacacacacacacacacacacaaacaaacacaaatacacgcTTCTACTCTGACTCACCAGGGAGCTGGTGTAGGTGGGGTCTGAAGGGTCATCCTCGAGGAAACGAGATAGGCCGAAATCAGACACCTTACACACCAGATTACTGTTGACCAAGATGTTACGGGCAGCCAGGTCTCTGTGCACGTAGTTCATGTCTGACAGGTACTTCATGCCTGCTGCGATACCACGCAGCATGCCAACCAGCTGGATCACTGTGAACTGCCCGTCATTGAGCTGgcaaaggaagagagagaatgacAAGGATAGATTGGATTGTAGATCAAGGTTGCATGTTTAAAGGGATATATGCTTGTCTccttttttacctttatttgtCCTACCTGCCTTTCTTTTTTCAATGTCTCTTACAGATTGTTCTTTGCATATGTCCTCTTGCCTGCATGTTTCATCTCCTATCACTTCACACTGTAACTGTTTTCTCTTTTCTACCTATCCATCCTGTATTCCTCCCTTCCCCTTTCTCTGGCAGACAATGTATGATGTGACTTTGAGGCAGTGATTCATTGTAGACTGAGCTCTTTGTAAATGTCACCAATCACCTGAATGCAGCATTTGTCAGATAACCATTGTGGGCTCTGCAGCAGAGCTTAAGAAGACCCTTTATGGCTCAGAAGAAAGTGAGATATCAAAAAGCAAGATCAAGCAGATTTTGGTGGGCTTATTTGCAAGATAGTGTTGCATTGCATTATTGATAAAAATCACAGATACATGTTTTATAGGGAGTAGCTATTATTAGATCTATTcttgtgtgtaatgtgtttgcGTGTGCCATTTTTCTTCGTCTCACCCTTAGGAAAGAGTCCAGGGCTCCATTCTCCATGAACTCGGTCACAATCATCACTGGCCGACTCTTGGTGACCACACCTTCCAGACGGATAATGTTGGGGTGGTCGAACTGGCCCATGATGGAAGCCTCAGACAGGAAGTCTCGCCTCTGGCGGTCAGTGTAGCCCACCTTGAGAGTTTTGATGGCTACGATGATCTCCCGGCGCCCAGGTAGCTTGAGGCGACCGCGACACACCTCCCCAAACTCTCCTGCGAGAGCCCACGTGAGCCAGTCAGAGAAACGGAGAAAAGGgaataaaaggggagagagagagagagaaagagggagggtaGAGCGGCATCAGGGAAGAGTGGAGGAGAGTGGGGGAAAAGAGGGGAGAGGGGACAGTTAACTGGTTAGAACCAAGGAGCCAGGAGGGTAGCAGGTGGGACAAGGGGAACTGCAAGAGAAGCCAGGACTCTAGGCCAATGTCAAGGGATGGTGGTGATGGGGGAGCATACAATGACTGTGTGCTGTTAAGCTACGGATTAAAAGAAACAGCATGATGAGTATGAGACATGATGGCGAAATGTGAGAAGATGTAGAGTTGAAAAAAGCGCATgttgaaatgtaaaacaaatggCAAAGCAGGGtgatgagagagtgagagctgAGGGACAGAGGAGGAATGGGGCAAGGATCGGGGcgggtgggtggggggtgggggttggggtgCTAAGCTTCAGGGTGGCTGGAGAAGCGGGCACAGGGGGAAGAGATAGGTGGAGACAGAAGCTTGGGGGTTCTTGAGGTGGTGGATGCTTTCCGTTTAGAGTCTACACCAAGCGTGTGCAAGAATGCAAGAGAAACAAGGTGAATGGAGCGATGTGGGGGAAGTCAGGGGAGAGAGGGGCAGGGATGGAGGAATGGAGGGATGGATTGAGgaagggggagaggagaggagggggacaGGGAAGACAGGGTTTGAGGGTTCGTCACTTTTAAGGCGAATGCTGGGAAGCGACGGGTTTCAAGTAGTAGCCTCAGAAGTAGAAGAGCTGtcgtagcagtagcagtagcagtagtaaTGGTAGTAGCAGAAGCAGTAGTAAGGACTCCCATCTCTGACATCACGTCCTCCATTTTGGTTCAGATATAATGCTAAGAAAAACTCAACCTCAATCGGCACAGTCCTGCAGCTTTTGAGCAGAGATATTACTATCaaatatattaaatacataaaatattttACTATCTACAACATCAAGTGTTAGGGAGGGGTTCTAAAAGGTGGGGACACAACCACATAATGCTAGGACAAGGGGTTAAATATAGTGATCCAGTAGAAGCACCCTTAAATAAAGATATTCTATAGACACTTAAAAAGAGGGCAGGGTCAGAGACGGACAATCCTGGAGAagaaacattttaatatctTATGCCCCATCCAGACGGGATAAATATTTCAGGGGGATGCGAGAGATAAATATTAGCCATGCACCTTGGTAACAGGAATTGCTTTATACAACACCAGGCATCCTCAGGCGACTATACATAAAACAATTTAACGTAAGGTGGACATAAACTATTTGATAAGCCTGTAGGGTCAGATCGGCTTCCAATAACAACTGTATGTCGGTAACCAAGTAATGGGTTTGTGTAAAATTCTTTCATTACACCTCTCAGAACTTAAACGCCGGTGACTGCTGAAATTTAAAAATGGGAAACTGGGAAATGCATGTGCAAATACTCGAgttacatttaaacacacagcaTGTCTATCTGTACAGAACGTGAAAAAAATGGGGGGCCAATAAGTGTGCCAAAAAAACCAATAGGGATGTAATTAATACTGGAAGAGATATGAGAAAAACCACACACATGCGCTCGGACAGGATTAACTCCACTAGAGAAATAAATCCTGTCTGTATGGGGCTGTAGTCTTGCATTGTGCAAAAGCTGCTTCAGTTAGAATCAAGAATATTTTTTAATCGTTTAGAAAAGAAATTTAGAAAGCATCGAGCATTCCAGGATTGGGCTCCATTTTAAGAACACGGGTGAAATGATAATCCACCACACATAAAGGTATTACAGGTACACTAAATGCACATGGCATGGTAAACAACATAAGGGTGCTAGGACTGTGAGTAACGCTAACTTAAAGAGGACATACTGTAGCTTGTAATGCTTTAAAACATCTGTAATACAGGAAAGGGGTTCCTAAGAGATGGCGAGTGTGGGAGGGGAAGGAGCAAGGAGAGGGCTAGCGATGAATTGAGTGAAAGTACCGCTTGGTGTGAAGTCCTCTAACGGTATGGCCTGGAGGTGACTAGCAGTCTTCCCCCTGTAGCTCAGGAGCTTTGGTGGGTTACCTGCGCCAATGACCTCCTCGATCTTCACGCAGGAGACGTCGATCTCCTTGGCAAACTCGCGCACAGCCTCGTTGGGGTCCTCATAGGTGAAGGGGTCAATGTAGACTTTCATTCCCGGCGTTACTATAGGGGATTCAGTGGCAAGAACAGGAAAGTGAATCTATGACGTCAAACTAAATTTCAACACTATGTAAAGTtatataaacatattctttatcaACCAAGTATAGATCAAAGCAAGATCATTTATAATACTTTATTGCTTCACTAGATGATCAAGCCAATTTATGTTATGTGAGCTATTCTTTAGTGGTTGGGGATGCTCAGTCATTGCTAAGTAATAATGGCTGAGCAGAAGTATAGGAATAATGCCGTTGAAATTTGAATAATGCAAAAAGGAGGGGCATCTCAGCAAAGAGACTTACTGTACTGCTGCAGTTTCTCTGTGTATTCCGACTCTGAACCATTTCTCTGCTTTCTGTTGAGAAATATCAAAACACAAACTGAGTCACATGGGCTAAACACAGCAGGGTGCAAATACCAAAAAGGAACAAAGGCAGGAGGAGAAAACAGATACCTAATAATGTCTGCGGAGATGTAGCCACGCTACGTTGTGGCTTGGGGAAAATGTTTTGCCTTTTTGCATTGGAAGCAAAGGATATAATGTAGATAAAGATTGGATCAATGCCTTGTGGTAAAATGATTCAGACTTGGGGACTGTAACATGAGTTTTAACAAAAAGATATCGTACTATTGTCTGAAGCAGCAAGTGAAAGCCATTCACTCTCGGTACCCCCAAAATGAGCAGCCGAGACAAAAGCAAATTCAAACAGCAAGCTCAGCTGTCTCGCCTTTCTCGCCCTACAGACATTACATTGTTCATTTCAATTTAATCTGcctcttattttgtcttcatggactctctctctctcttgctgtcattctctctttccattttctctctttttctcttttacccATAGAACCATCCTCTTCCTGCACGTGTCCCTTCTGCACCGTAGGGAGGGGGGTGGGCACAACGAGGATGACAGAGCGAGGGGGCTGGGTTGTTGAAATTACATGTTAATGTGCTTCCTTTGTTGTCTAACCAGTAACCAGGGCAATAATACCCTATGCTGATTTGCATCTTATTTCAAATTCTAATTTGGTTCCGGAATATGCCGaagctctgtgttttgtgttattaCTATTTTGTCCTTCTTCTGTGGCAGTCGGAGCAGCGGCTAAGCCAAGACCCTGAGAGAGACACACTGTAGCGGTGTGAAAATAGAAGAGAGCGAAGATGCAAGAGGGAGAGGTGGGAGAGCAAGGGCGATTATTATTCAGTCTAGCGTGACCGATGCCCACGCTTGTCAGCCGATGCCTGAACTGGCTTGTGGAGTGAACCCAGTGGGTGCTAGTCAGTGGTGGGTGCCAACCatccacacatatatacacacatgcactgcattTGCTGCTTGACAAATGATTGGTATAAGGATAAACGAGTGTGGTTAGAACCCAGCTGATGCATTATCAGACTTTTTAAAAGGTGTGAGCAGCTGCTTGCATCTTCCCAGTCAATTGGGCCCAGCAGACAGGAGCGCATCTGTGTTCTTTGTGGTCGGGCAGACGCACAGTTGATTCTGAGTGTCAGGCCATGAGGACAGACCTATCAGGCCCAACAGCTGCTCTGCCATGCTGTGTCCAGTGAACAAAGTAAGATTTTGGCCAAAGCTGTTTACTATTCACAGATTCAGAAGGCTAATCTGGCATTCAGTGGCCTCACAGGTGGCACAGCAATCCGCTGAGACTGTTCTGGGGTGTTGTGGAGGACATGCAAACAAAGTTGACATTTGAAGCAATCtccgtttgtttttttcaacttgAAGGAAAAATATTTTCCACAAATGTTTCTGTAAGTCCTCACTGTTTGAACATATTCTGTCATAAATGAGTCAGTGTAGACGTGCTTTGCCATACATGCTCTTCTTTCACGTGTTCTGATTTTTTGAGAGGCCAGTAGAGGAGTTATATTCTGACCTGAGGCAGACGAGAGCGATGACCACAACTGCAATGATGAAGACCAAGGTGGCAGTGGCTGATCCCACGATGAGTGGCAGCTGCTCCTGCCATGACTTTGGAGGGTCGGCTTTAGGGGTCAAAGAGAAAAAATGGTTACTTGGAGAAGTTGACAAAAACATACACCTACACTAGCTGCAATCATTTGTATAGCTAAAGACTGTGCCACTGTGTGCTCTGCCGTAGTTCTTACAAATAGGCTTGTATGCTTCCCACGCCCACTTCAGAATTGTATGCTTACGTAGGTAACTATGCCCTTGTGTTCATAATGCTGTGTTAAGCAGAATGGAGAGCCAGCTGGGACTAATAAATGCATTTATGAAGACTGTAAGATAGACTATTCAGTTATTTTCTTTGTCTGCTTAGTGAGTAGGGGAGTGAGGCTGATACCTTGACTGATTGCTAGGAAATAGTAGATTTTCACCAAATCATAAGTCAGTTTCTCTACAAGGATTTCAGTATTTCTGCATGAAAAATAGGCACAGTAGCTTCTAGCTCTATAAGCTTTTGAGCCTCCATTATGTTCATAAGCTTATGCACAGCCCTATTATAAAAGTATTGCTGTTAAGCCGCAAATAACCCAATATATCCCTGGGTAATGAAGTAGGTATGGGAGTAACATACTTTGCAGGTTGGTGCTGAAGTCGGCTGGGCTGCTGTAACGACCATAACCGGCCACTGTTCGGGCACGGACCTGTATCACATAAGGTGTACCAGCCTTGAGACCTTCAATGCGGGCGTTGCTCCGTTGGGCAGTCATGGTATGGGCGATGGCCTCACCCTGATCctgcagagacaaagacagtCAGTGATGAAAACAATACCAAATACGTAGCAGCCCCCTGTATTGTCCCACTCATCACCCCCTCTCTGATGCTCTACCCTCCTTTACACGCTAATCTAACCATGCAAGTcggtaaaaaaataatatgcagacaagagtgagagagagagaaatgaagaGAGACAGTTTGTAGCTGGTGTGTTAATTCAACGGGAGGAGGACATGACAACAAACAGAGCAGATATACACTGAGTGCCTTTGTTCTCTCCCTGAGGCAGACCCAGTCACTACTCTCTGGGCCCCTGGAAAATACAGAAACTTTCTAATGCATGGATTGAGAGGGGACGGAGGATAAGAGGGAGGGCAAGAGGGAGAAATGGAATTAGGGGTAGAGAAAAGGGCAGAGCATAATAGAAATATGGGAAAGGATTGggaggagggaaagagagaaaaaggaaggaGGGATAGAGGGATGGGAAGAGGGGAATAAGTAGGGGAGGATCATCACACAAACTAAGATTGGAAATGGTGACTTGCCTCACTGTAACCATGTGTTTATCAGCAGAGGCATTGTTTTccacatttacagaaacacagaTGGAACAGAGACCATGCAAGTCAATGAAATTGGATTGAATTAGAGGCGTTGACTTACATTGCTGCTTACCTTCTCATGGTACTTAATCTCATAATCCAGAATGATTCCGTTGGGTTTCTCTGGAGGCAGCCAGGACAGGCTCATGGTGCTCGCTGTGGCCGCCATCAGGTGAACTGTGGGCACTGCAGACGGAGCTACACAgggcaaaataaataaaggaaaatCTGCTTTATTTATCGTTTTCTATGTTATGTCTTTTCAAGTTCTATGCCCTTTGTATGTCCACAGAAGGCCAAATCCAAAGTCTTAGACTGTGGGCTTTGTGAAAAGCGTTGGCCAATAATTAGTATGCAGAACCATTCCCCGCTAATGCTCAAATTCTCCCTCCCAGAGTCCTCGGGGAGGAAGGACTGCAAAACTGATGGATAAGTCTCTGGTACATGCAGTTCTCTCTAACGTACACCAACTGTAGGCAAGCTTAAGGGcaagcacacatacagataaaGACTTTTCACTTTTAAGTTAACTGCATCCATGCTGAACTACTGCTGCACTTTTGCACTAAATTCTTGAAGaactgtttttctctgtttatcGTTTTTCAAGATAAAGAAATCCTATGTATTAAGCCTATGTTCTGTGCATACATTGTATTGCATACAGTTGCCACACTTAATTAACACTTTATAGACATAATTTATATAATGTGCACACAAATAGACATTCAATGCAttggtggacacacacacacacacacacacacagaggagcaTGAAACACACTGGCACTCCACCCACCTGAGCTTTTCATGCTTCTTTCACATGGGCCTATTAATGGCTAAGTTCTGTCTGCCTCCCTGTCTCTCGTCCTCTTTTCTAAGTTCAGGCTTGTTCTGTATCTCTGACTCACTCCCTTCTCTTAGTCTACTCCATTGCTTTTGTTTCATAACTGTCAATCTCCAGTCATGCCTTCTCTTCAAAAAATGAAGTTCTTCACTTTTTCCTACACTCACACAACCACATTCTTTAATTTCCCCTATCCTCTCCAGTGCAGACCTCCATCTccgctctctcagtctctctcccttccttttTTATCCCTAGCTTTTAGTTCTTTAATCCTCCCCCTTGCATTTCCTTTCTCCCTCTGCTGCCTGTGTATGTGGCCAGACATCCTTctgtttctctcactctctctctttgctcCCTAAACCTGCCCCCCTCCCCCATCCACCCAGGCCCACCACGTCTCTCTTTCACCCCCAGAAGACAATGCTTCCTAGGCAGATCCCCTAGCCAGGGGATTAGGGGCCCTCCTCCGGTAGAAGACGTTGAAGTAACCATGGAGGTGGCCCCTGGGGCTTATCACCACCCTAGTATTTATTTTGGTTCTTAAAAGGTGAATGCACATGCAGGGATGGTCTTTGGACTACACCAGGGGATAATCTGATCACAGTTGATGCTCTCTTGCCCCCTCCTTTCCCTTCGCTTATTTTTTTGCACTCAACTGACCCCAAGCACCCAAGAATGGACAGTGGTCCCTGTCAGCCCAGTGCCCATCCCCTTGTAAAACAATGAGGCCGTCACAAGGGGCCCTGTAGGGCCTTTGGGTCCTAGACCCACAAACAGAAGGCATTCCTAAAGCATCTTTTAGGAGCAGGAACACAAGGTTAGAGGTGAGAAGGACAAGGCCatggagaaagtgagagacgATGGAGGGGATGGGGGAGGAGCAAGGGCTAATCCTTGGTGTTTAAGTATGCAGATATAGCAAATTTAACATAGCGACTAAACACATCCAAGGCCCAAATGAAGAGCCCTTGAAGAACCTCAACAAAGAGACCAACCCACAAGAACTAGCATGTAAAGTAAGCTTAAGGTAAACCAAACACACCGAAATTGCCAAATTTCAGTAAGTAATTGCAAAAATCTACTTGCCTACCCACTTAGCAACCCACATACCTATCTACCTAGTAATACACAATAATTGACCCTGACAATAACAGCGTACATCTCAATGTTATGAGGAACCTTATCATACTGGTGCTTATCATTACTATCCTAAATTATTCCATACATAACATTACATCAGCTGGGTTTCAGTCttctgtaaacaaaaaaatgtatctcaGCACTGATTGCTACATTGGCCTAGTTACTGTTATTGCTGTGGGCTGTAGGAGTGGTGGGTTGGAAGCAGTGGGCAGCTAGAATACTGAGGGTTCAACACTTTGAATACATACTGCCTCGCTATTGCTATTTGCAGCGGTGTTAGTACAGAGCATGCTGTGGGTGTGTGAAAAAGGTCCCTTTCTAAGCTCATTCAGAAGAATGTCTTCCTTCTCAATCCCTGTTCAAAGGGAAAATATGTAACACACTCCTACATACATACAAGAAATTGATCTTTACTTCTTAAGCGCAGAACATATTCTCTGACattcttttgtgtctttttccaGACTTTAAAAGTTGGCAGTGCCTACAAGTTCAATATTGATCTTTGACAGGTAGCCACGAGGCTGCAGTTTCACCTACCAGCCTGATTTGTGGTGATGTTCACTGCAGAGAACTGAGGTGTGTAGGGGCTCTTGTTGGAAACACCGTTGACTGCCTGGATTTCAAAGCTGTactgtgtgtgggcttgtaggTTACGGACGGCAACGCGGCGCTGGGTCAGGCCCAGGTGGCGTGGCGAGATATCGACGTTGTCGTCACACCGTGAGCACATTCCTCGCTCAGGCAGACACTTCTTACAGATGACGTTGTAGAAGATGTCTTCACGGCCACCCAAGTCACGTGGGTCGCTCCATTCCAGCACGAGCGAGGTTTCGTTCACACTGGAGATGACACTGCGTGGTGCAGAAGGAATAGCTGCAAAAGGGAAGCACAGCGTGGATGAGATGAAGAAAATACATTTGGAATGAGAGAGAATTTAATACCCATGCACAATAGGTGTAAAGAAATTTGACAGTACAGAGACATACTGACAATAGACAGAGATTCATATTGTAAAACACAGTTTACATATcattatacacacatgcattcattaTTCCATAGCTGCTAGCAACACAATTCATAACCCAAGAATGTCCCTTGTGCTGTGGTATTAGTACATTTTTCATGCATTaactcaaacattttttttctttcacataacAACTGTCTGTCCCAAGagttcttaaaaaaaagaggacAGGAGTTCAAATTTGAATTGGATGTTCATTtccactgtgtgtctgtgtgtgaagtGCTGGGAGGAACGAGCGAGACAAACTATTGGCAGAGCCTTGGCAATTCTTATCCAATTACCGGAGCCTTATCTTTCACTGCACTGTGGGAGAACCAGCTCCCCACCCCATCAACAGAAAAAAGGATCTTCTCTCTTCACCAGTGAATGAATTAGCtcctacgtgtgtgtgtttgctcttAATGAAGGCACTACTAGACTAGAAAAATCCCTccgctgtctgtctgtaaagggATGGCAGCATCGAGAACAGATAGATTGAGAGTcgggggggggaggggttggATGATAACGTTTCGGATAACGTTGAGAAAGCAAGCAGACTTGTTTGCCATCCATTTGTCGTGGTGGGAACGTATTCCTGGGGGGTTTTATCAGCCATTGAGAGAACAATAAAACGAGGGAAGTTTGGGAGAACATTCAccacacattacatttttttttatggctaTCAATATTACTATTGCGGTCTGAATATGAGGTATTTCTGTCTGGTTTTCAGAAAGGAATGCAATAACATCATTTCAGTCTCATTTCAGTATTTAGTCAATTGAAAGCAGTCTTTACTTACTGGTACAGGGGGAGTCGGGAGAATCGGTGTCTGAGCGGTAGTAACCGTTTCGACAGGAGCAAACGCTGGATGCTCCTGAGCTGGCACGGCTGTTGGCTGGACAGGGCAAGCAGAAGCCGTCTCCCTGTTTGGACTTGAAGGTGCCAGGGCTGCAAGCTGATGGCAAAAGAGAATGGAGAAAGATAATTATTATAAGTAATAGTGTGGATTGTACATAACAATTTAAGGTAAAACTGTTTTTGCTACACTTGTATATTATGTTTGTGTGGGTCACATTTTCCAAATGGGCAGTAGGCCACTCTCATTCTGGAATAAAAACACTACATGTTATTGGTAACACCGTTCCAGCTCACTAAAACAGCCTATTTGATGTATTTAgcatgtgtttgtttatgtacatgtgtgcacatgcacatgatTTGTTTTCATCCCCACATGTTCCCTTTTCCCCATATGAAGTGTGAATCTTCGGCAAACTATAGTGGGGAAGGAGAGGGAGTTTTGAGCAGCATGTAGCTGTTTGCATAAACCCATGCTCACACAATGAGACTGTCAACCCAAATTACATACACGACCTTCAGAGCCAAAATGTTGGCATGGTGCTTTTATCTGAATTCAGTATTTTATCAAATGCATATAAACAGAACACAGAAaatcagagagacacacatgctGAGGTGTACACAAACATGGGTCTGTGCAAAACTGcacacaaaagacacacacacacacacacacacacacacacacacacacacacacacacacacacacacacacacaaacacacaaacttttGTTTGCATTATTTTATCCTTGAGATCACTTCCTTTACAGACCTACAAAACTTCCTTCA
This sequence is a window from Sander lucioperca isolate FBNREF2018 chromosome 11, SLUC_FBN_1.2, whole genome shotgun sequence. Protein-coding genes within it:
- the LOC116055284 gene encoding ephrin type-B receptor 3 isoform X10; translated protein: MTMDYFLLLCSLLLPVVSTVEETLMDTKWATTELAWTAHPETGWEEVSGYDDAMNPIRTYQVCNVREVNQNNWLRSDFIPRKDVLRVYVEMKFTVRDCNSIPNIPGSCKETFNLFYYESDSDSATATSPFWMENPYVKVDTIAPDESFSMLESGRVNTKVRSFGPLSKAGFYLAFQDLGACMSLISVRVFYKKCSTTIANFAVFPETATGAEATSLVIAPGTCVPNGVEVSVPLKLYCNGDGEWMVPVGACTCSSGFEPAMKETQCQACSPGTFKSKQGDGFCLPCPANSRASSGASSVCSCRNGYYRSDTDSPDSPCTTIPSAPRSVISSVNETSLVLEWSDPRDLGGREDIFYNVICKKCLPERGMCSRCDDNVDISPRHLGLTQRRVAVRNLQAHTQYSFEIQAVNGVSNKSPYTPQFSAVNITTNQAAPSAVPTVHLMAATASTMSLSWLPPEKPNGIILDYEIKYHEKVSSNDQGEAIAHTMTAQRSNARIEGLKAGTPYVIQVRARTVAGYGRYSSPADFSTNLQTDPPKSWQEQLPLIVGSATATLVFIIAVVVIALVCLRKQRNGSESEYTEKLQQYKSPIVTPGMKVYIDPFTYEDPNEAVREFAKEIDVSCVKIEEVIGAGNPPKLLSYRGKTASHLQAIPLEDFTPSGEFGEVCRGRLKLPGRREIIVAIKTLKVGYTDRQRRDFLSEASIMGQFDHPNIIRLEGVVTKSRPVMIVTEFMENGALDSFLRLNDGQFTVIQLVGMLRGIAAGMKYLSDMNYVHRDLAARNILVNSNLVCKVSDFGLSRFLEDDPSDPTYTSSLYFMLTYSFAYPQGGKIPIRWTAPEAIAYRKFTSASDVWSYGIVMWEVMSYGERPYWDMSNQDVINAVEQDYRLPPPMDCPTALHQLMLDCWVKERNLRPKFTQIVATLDKLIRNAASLKVVTNSTQSTGDLLRIGVTLAGHQKKILGSIQDMRLQMNQTLPVQV
- the LOC116055284 gene encoding ephrin type-B receptor 3 isoform X13, which gives rise to MTMDYFLLLCSLLLPVVSTVEETLMDTKWATTELAWTAHPETGWEEVSGYDDAMNPIRTYQVCNVREVNQNNWLRSDFIPRKDVLRVYVEMKFTVRDCNSIPNIPGSCKETFNLFYYESDSDSATATSPFWMENPYVKVDTIAPDESFSMLESGRVNTKVRSFGPLSKAGFYLAFQDLGACMSLISVRVFYKKCSTTIANFAVFPETATGAEATSLVIAPGTCVPNGVEVSVPLKLYCNGDGEWMVPVGACTCSSGFEPAMKETQCQACSPGTFKSKQGDGFCLPCPANSRASSGASSVCSCRNGYYRSDTDSPDSPCTTIPSAPRSVISSVNETSLVLEWSDPRDLGGREDIFYNVICKKCLPERGMCSRCDDNVDISPRHLGLTQRRVAVRNLQAHTQYSFEIQAVNGVSNKSPYTPQFSAVNITTNQAAPSAVPTVHLMAATASTMSLSWLPPEKPNGIILDYEIKYHEKDQGEAIAHTMTAQRSNARIEGLKAGTPYVIQVRARTVAGYGRYSSPADFSTNLQTDPPKSWQEQLPLIVGSATATLVFIIAVVVIALVCLRKQRNGSESEYTEKLQQYKSPIVTPGMKVYIDPFTYEDPNEAVREFAKEIDVSCVKIEEVIGAGEFGEVCRGRLKLPGRREIIVAIKTLKVGYTDRQRRDFLSEASIMGQFDHPNIIRLEGVVTKSRPVMIVTEFMENGALDSFLRLNDGQFTVIQLVGMLRGIAAGMKYLSDMNYVHRDLAARNILVNSNLVCKVSDFGLSRFLEDDPSDPTYTSSLYFMLTYSFAYPQGGKIPIRWTAPEAIAYRKFTSASDVWSYGIVMWEVMSYGERPYWDMSNQDVINAVEQDYRLPPPMDCPTALHQLMLDCWVKERNLRPKFTQIVATLDKLIRNAASLKVVTNSTQSTGVSQPLLDRCVPDYTTFTTVGDWLDAIKMSRYRDNFVNAGFASFDLVAQMTAEDLLRIGVTLAGHQKKILGSIQDMRLQMNQTLPVQV
- the LOC116055284 gene encoding ephrin type-B receptor 3 isoform X12, which codes for MTMDYFLLLCSLLLPVVSTVEETLMDTKWATTELAWTAHPETGWEEVSGYDDAMNPIRTYQVCNVREVNQNNWLRSDFIPRKDVLRVYVEMKFTVRDCNSIPNIPGSCKETFNLFYYESDSDSATATSPFWMENPYVKVDTIAPDESFSMLESGRVNTKVRSFGPLSKAGFYLAFQDLGACMSLISVRVFYKKCSTTIANFAVFPETATGAEATSLVIAPGTCVPNGVEVSVPLKLYCNGDGEWMVPVGACTCSSGFEPAMKETQCQACSPGTFKSKQGDGFCLPCPANSRASSGASSVCSCRNGYYRSDTDSPDSPCTTIPSAPRSVISSVNETSLVLEWSDPRDLGGREDIFYNVICKKCLPERGMCSRCDDNVDISPRHLGLTQRRVAVRNLQAHTQYSFEIQAVNGVSNKSPYTPQFSAVNITTNQAAPSAVPTVHLMAATASTMSLSWLPPEKPNGIILDYEIKYHEKDQGEAIAHTMTAQRSNARIEGLKAGTPYVIQVRARTVAGYGRYSSPADFSTNLQTDPPKSWQEQLPLIVGSATATLVFIIAVVVIALVCLRKQRNGSESEYTEKLQQYITPGMKVYIDPFTYEDPNEAVREFAKEIDVSCVKIEEVIGAGEFGEVCRGRLKLPGRREIIVAIKTLKVGYTDRQRRDFLSEASIMGQFDHPNIIRLEGVVTKSRPVMIVTEFMENGALDSFLRLNDGQFTVIQLVGMLRGIAAGMKYLSDMNYVHRDLAARNILVNSNLVCKVSDFGLSRFLEDDPSDPTYTSSLGGKIPIRWTAPEAIAYRKFTSASDVWSYGIVMWEVMSYGERPYWDMSNQDVINAVEQDYRLPPPMDCPTALHQLMLDCWVKERNLRPKFTQIVATLDKLIRNAASLKVVTNSTQSTGVSQPLLDRCVPDYTTFTTVGDWLDAIKMSRYRDNFVNAGFASFDLVAQMTAEDLLRIGVTLAGHQKKILGSIQDMRLQMNQTLPVQV
- the LOC116055284 gene encoding ephrin type-B receptor 3 isoform X3; this encodes MTMDYFLLLCSLLLPVVSTVEETLMDTKWATTELAWTAHPETGWEEVSGYDDAMNPIRTYQVCNVREVNQNNWLRSDFIPRKDVLRVYVEMKFTVRDCNSIPNIPGSCKETFNLFYYESDSDSATATSPFWMENPYVKVDTIAPDESFSMLESGRVNTKVRSFGPLSKAGFYLAFQDLGACMSLISVRVFYKKCSTTIANFAVFPETATGAEATSLVIAPGTCVPNGVEVSVPLKLYCNGDGEWMVPVGACTCSSGFEPAMKETQCQACSPGTFKSKQGDGFCLPCPANSRASSGASSVCSCRNGYYRSDTDSPDSPCTTIPSAPRSVISSVNETSLVLEWSDPRDLGGREDIFYNVICKKCLPERGMCSRCDDNVDISPRHLGLTQRRVAVRNLQAHTQYSFEIQAVNGVSNKSPYTPQFSAVNITTNQAAPSAVPTVHLMAATASTMSLSWLPPEKPNGIILDYEIKYHEKVSSNDQGEAIAHTMTAQRSNARIEGLKAGTPYVIQVRARTVAGYGRYSSPADFSTNLQTDPPKSWQEQLPLIVGSATATLVFIIAVVVIALVCLRKQRNGSESEYTEKLQQYITPGMKVYIDPFTYEDPNEAVREFAKEIDVSCVKIEEVIGAGNPPKLLSYRGKTASHLQAIPLEDFTPSGEFGEVCRGRLKLPGRREIIVAIKTLKVGYTDRQRRDFLSEASIMGQFDHPNIIRLEGVVTKSRPVMIVTEFMENGALDSFLRLNDGQFTVIQLVGMLRGIAAGMKYLSDMNYVHRDLAARNILVNSNLVCKVSDFGLSRFLEDDPSDPTYTSSLYFMLTYSFAYPQGGKIPIRWTAPEAIAYRKFTSASDVWSYGIVMWEVMSYGERPYWDMSNQDVINAVEQDYRLPPPMDCPTALHQLMLDCWVKERNLRPKFTQIVATLDKLIRNAASLKVVTNSTQSTGVSQPLLDRCVPDYTTFTTVGDWLDAIKMSRYRDNFVNAGFASFDLVAQMTAEDLLRIGVTLAGHQKKILGSIQDMRLQMNQTLPVQV